DNA sequence from the Leptospira limi genome:
CGTGCGATTTCCAAAGCAGAAATCGACCAAAAGAAGTTTCCTTTTAACCAAAACAACATCTTCACGGGAACAAAAACCCAAACCAACACATACAGTGCTGGTCTTGAAAAACTCTTCACAACAGGAACTTACTTCAAACTAGAAGCAAGGTCACAACGTTTTGACTCAAATGCGTTTGAAAATCCAAACCAAACTCCTGCTGGATTTACAGCTTTAGGCCTCCCTCCTCTTTATACGGATTCCTTATCTGTTACCATTGCCCAAGACTTACTTAAAAATGCGTTTGGTGCCAATGAAAGGAATATGGAAAAAATCCTAGAAAACCAAACAGAAATCATGCGGGAACAAATGGAAGACCAAGTTGCTTCCAAAGTGGTATCTACTCTTGTTGATTATTGGAATTACTCTGTAAAAGAATCGGGATACCAAACCTTCGAACAATTGTTAAAAAATACAAAAAATGTAAGGGATCTAACGATTCGTAAACAAGGGCTTGGACTTTCGGAAAGTTTCGAAGTGAACCAATGGAATGCCCTACTTTCCCAAGTGGAAGGCCAAATGGCCCAAGCAAGTGCCGAAAAGGAAGAAGCGAGACGAAAACTCATTCGTTCCCTGAACCTTCCTGAAGACACTGTGTTCCAAAAGACAACTCCACTTTCTGAAACTTTACCAGACAAATTGGACTACCAATCTGATATCGACTACGCCTACAAACACAGAGCTGATTTCCGTGCCATCCAAAGGAAAAAAGAAAACGCAGAACTTGCTATGAAGATGGCAAAAAACGAAGCCCTACCATCGTTAAAAGCAGCGGGAACGTATGGTTACCAAGCTCAAAATACCATTAGCCCTCAAAATAATTATTCAGACAGCCGCCATGGCGTTTTTTCCTACCAGTACCCAGTGATGCAAGGGTCTCTTGACTTGAGTTACCCCATCATGGACAAAGGGGTCAAAGTTGGAATCCGTGATGCAGAAATCCAAAAAAGACAGGTTTCGTTAGAGGAAGCTGATTTGGTCAAAGCCGTTTCGGATGATGTCAAAACAAGAATTGATATTTTAAAAGCATCTTTCCGAGTGATGGAAAATGCAAAACGTACGGAAGAGGAATCTAAAAAATACTATAATGGTGTTTTACGTTCCTTCCAACAAGGCAGGTTCAATGCACTTGCCGTAAAAAATGCACTGGACACATTGGTACAAGACCAGTTATCACTTGTAAGAGCAAAAGTTGACTACAACATCAATTTACACAGATACTATGTGGCAAAAAATGCATTATTCGAAGAATACGGAGTGGACCGAGCCAAACTCCTTCCTGAAAATCTTTAAGAGAAAAACGGGAGGTAACGTTTGATTCGCTCCCGTGTTTTTTTTGTTATTGGATTCCTTTTTTTACTCGTTATCCTTTTCACTTACACCTTTGTTGATTTCCGAGAACGAGATGATAAAGCTTACGATCTCCACCAATCAGGTTCTTATTTAAAAGTTTTAAAACTGTATAAGGAATCCGAAATTCCAACAAGTGAGTTAGAACTAACGATTTTATCCCAATCCTTATCCCAATTGGAAAAACAAATCAATGGGAAAGACAACCAAAAAGAACTCTTACAGTTTTTCCAAAAAAGAAATGATACGAAACTTTTAGAATGGGACACCACAAGAGGGACTTATTACCATATTGAAGATCCATATTTTTCTCATTTGAAAAAACATGGAACTGGTTACAAACGTGCACTCATCACAAAAATCAATTCCATCATCAAACCCATACCTAAGGCGGAAGTCACACATTTCCTACTTTTATTGATTT
Encoded proteins:
- a CDS encoding TolC family protein, coding for MEQRSWVSSALVLFISFGLLAAESDEKGFTLSLKDAVRYAIENNREVLQARLELAKADTNLMKFEAKYSWRAISKAEIDQKKFPFNQNNIFTGTKTQTNTYSAGLEKLFTTGTYFKLEARSQRFDSNAFENPNQTPAGFTALGLPPLYTDSLSVTIAQDLLKNAFGANERNMEKILENQTEIMREQMEDQVASKVVSTLVDYWNYSVKESGYQTFEQLLKNTKNVRDLTIRKQGLGLSESFEVNQWNALLSQVEGQMAQASAEKEEARRKLIRSLNLPEDTVFQKTTPLSETLPDKLDYQSDIDYAYKHRADFRAIQRKKENAELAMKMAKNEALPSLKAAGTYGYQAQNTISPQNNYSDSRHGVFSYQYPVMQGSLDLSYPIMDKGVKVGIRDAEIQKRQVSLEEADLVKAVSDDVKTRIDILKASFRVMENAKRTEEESKKYYNGVLRSFQQGRFNALAVKNALDTLVQDQLSLVRAKVDYNINLHRYYVAKNALFEEYGVDRAKLLPENL